GTTGGAGGTAATAGTATTGGTCAGCTTTTTTTTCTTGAAGAATCCAATCCGTGAAGTCAGTAAACTGCATTTTTGTGCTAGGAAAAGTATCCTCAGTTTCGGGATCAAAGGTGAAGATTTTGTTTTTAGAAAGATTGACATTAAATTCTTTGTCACCTACAACAGTATTCAAATAATCAATTGACCATAAAGAAAATGCTTTCCAGTCAGCTATTTTACCAGTAATGATCACTGGTTGTGTATAAGAGTGAGTTGCCTGTTTAAACTCCTCTGGTGTAGGTTTATTAATGCGTTCAATTTTTTTGACTGAAGTTTGAGCCAATTTATTTTCTACAGCGATATTCATGACTTTTCCTCATTGTTGATTTCGGATTTTCTTTTATGCAAGTAAGAACCGACACCGCGCTATTACAGGAATTTTATCTATGCTTGACTTCTAATATCATGTCCGCTTGATTACTTGTAAAAACCAAACAACCCCACCCTTTATATCATGTCCGCTTGATTGCTTATGACACTCGAAGAACCCCACCCCACCAAAGCTATGCTTTGCATCCCCTCCCCGTCAACGGGGAGGGGTTGGGGGTGGGGTTTAACGACTGTGGGAAACATAACTAATTACCCGGACATGATATTACCCCTTCTCTTGAACGGGGAGGGGTAAAGGGTGAGGTGCAATGACTGGGTGAATCATAACTAATTAACCGAACATGATATAAGTACTATCAAGATGCCACACCCGGAAATAACCATAAACATCACTCAACTCCCCAACTTACCCAATGTAAGTACTAATATTCCTTGCTGCTGTTTCTTTCTTTTTATAAACTCGCATTGGGTCTGAATCGAGAAAAGATGAAGTGCTTGTGTCAGATTCTTGATTGTTTGTGTAGCGTCACCCTTCAGATAATAATTTTTTCCTTACACCTTGTTTCTCTCAAACATTTGCTTTGCAAAGTAGTTGAGAAAATCCCAAAGTTGTTTAGGATTTTTTAGGAAAATTCGCCTTGATTGTGGTGCAAAATAGTCTTTCAAATTTGCCATCCACCAGAAATTAACAGAAATATTTAGCTGGTCGAGAGAGTAAAATTGATGCCACCAAAAGGGTGGAATATAAAGCATTTCATCTGGTTCCAGTATATCCTCTATATATTTTGCTTTTTGAAATTTAGGAAATTTATCCAAGTCAGGTTTTTCAATATTTACGGGACTCATGTGTGAAATTTTTGAATCCACAGGAAAAGGATATAGAAAAGGAGTTTGTTTTGGTTCAAACAGCAAAAACCGCTTTCGGCCACGCACCTGACATAATAAATTTTGTGCTGAATCCCAATGTAATGGTATGGTATTACCACCAGTACCTATCCAGAGATTTGCTACCAGGAATAACTTTTTATTAAAGTATTCTGGAGTTTCAATATCTGGCAATAGTTCTGGAAAGGAGGTTTCAATAGGATTTTGATTAAGGTAATAGTATTGGTCAGCTTTATTACTCTGAAGAATCCAATCCGTAAACTCAGTAAACTGCATTTTTGTGGTAGGCAAAACATAGTCATTTTCTGGTTCAAAGGCGAATCTTTGGGTTTGAGAAACGCTGACATTAATTTCTTTTTTACTTAAAACAGTATTCAAATAATCAATTGACCATAAAGAAAATGCTTTCCATTCAGCTATTTTACCAGTAATGATCACTGGTTGACTATAAGAGTGGGTCGCCTGTTTAAACTCCTCTAATGTAGGTTTATGAATACGTTCAATTTTTTTGACTGAAGTTTGAGCCAATTTATTTTCTACAGCGATATTCATGACTTTTCCTCATTGTTTATTGGGAATTTTGTTTTGTGGCAGGAAGAATCGACATAGGGCGTGGGTGTGGAATTTCATTGACAATCAATATTATTTTTGTCAGCTGCACATCAAAATTGTATTAGCTTGACTTTCAAGAAACATAAAGAGTGGGGAGTGGGAGAAGAAAGTATTTGTTTGATTCTTAGTGGGTGGCGCGCCGCCACTGGGGCTGCTCCTAAGTACTATAAATCAACTCCCCAACTTGCCCAATGTAGGGACTAATATTCCTTCCTGCTGTTTTTCAGTTTCTGCTGACTTGAATGAACGTTTGGGTAAGAATCCTCCAGAGCGCAACTCTTCTACACTATCTTTTACCGCCTGAATGAGATAATCAATATCTTGGTCTGTATGTGCTGTGGACAGAAAACAGTTACGTCCTTCCCAAATATAAACACCTTTTACTAGTAGGTGATAGAACAATAAATCTAAATTTCCTGAGAAGGTAAAGCGAAACAGCGAACCAAAATAGGTGATCTGGATGGGTACGTTTTCTTCATCAAAATAAGCGTTAAGTATGGCAGCGAACTCTGATGTACGCTGATTTAACTGCTGCTGTAGGCTAGGGCCTTGCTCCTTGAGATACTGAAGTACTGAACGTGCAGCAGCCATGCCTACATGGTTTTTGTTGAAGGTTCCAGCAAAGAATGTTTTTTCAGCTTGAGGATAGGAACCATCTCCATAGTTCCATAAACCACCGTCGATTCCATTCATGTAGGCCGCTTTACCAGCTACGATCCCTATGGGCATTCCACCACCAACAATTTTGCCATAAGTGGTTATGTCTGCCTGAATACCAAACCAAGCCTGTGCCCCACCGGGATGGATGCGGAAGCCTGTAAGAACTTCATCAAAAATCAATGCACATCCCGCTGCTTCTGTCAAGTGTCTTAATTCAAGTAAAAACTCTTGAGGTTGTAAATGCGGATGACGACTCTGTACAGGCTCAACCAATACGGCAGCTAATTCATGAGCGTAAGCTTGCAAAATCTTCAGAGATTCGGGATTTCCATAATCGAGTACCAAAATATCTTCAACTATGCGCTGAGATACTCCAGAAGTCATCGGCACACCAGTCATCTGCCCATTTAGCGCTCTGGCTAAAACTCCATCAAAATGACCATGATAAGAACCAGCAAATAGAGCTATCTTAGTACGACCTGTGGCAGTGCGTGCTAGACGCAGCGCTGTCATCACTGCTTCTGTGCCTGAATTACAGAAGGTGGCGCGCTCCATGCTAGTAAGTTCACAAATTAACTGGGCGACCTCTCCCGCTAGATTTGACTGTGGGCCGATTTGTAAACCCAACTCCATCTGCTCTTGTACAGCTTTAGTAATGAAAGATGGAGCATGACCAAACAGAAGCACCCCAAATCCCATTGTGATGTCTACATACTCGTTGCCATCTACATCCCAAAATTTAGAGCCTTGCGCTCGTTCGCCAATGATGGGGTAAACCATTTCCTTAGTAGAAAGGCGAAAACCTGCAACAGCTCTGCTGTCTGCTATCACTGGACGATAGGTTTGCGATCGCTCCTTCGATTTTTGAGTACGCTGGTTATAAAGAGCAATCAGTGCTTCTAGATGATGTTGTTGTTCTGGGCTTAGCCCTTCCATTAAACTAGGAGAATATAAAGATGGTTGTTGAGGAGTTTGCTGAGATTTAATATTAACTTGAGAATTTAAAAATGATGTAGTAACGTCTTTTTGTTGATTCTTTTCTGCAATAGGAACAACAGGCGTTTTTATTTGACCATTAGTTTGAGATTTGCCATTTTGAGACGACAAGAAATTTGTTGTAGACAAACCGTTCTTTTCCAAAAATTCCAACTGCTGAGACACCAGTTGTGACATGCTCTGAGATACAACTTCTAGCTGCTGCCTCATAATTCGTTCCAAGGCAGTTTCTGATGTTGTTTCTCCTGCTTCTGCGCCCTGTCTACTAGAAATTGGTGGCTTAGCAAATGTAGCAGGTATAGTTGGTTGAGTTTGTTGTTGCGTTTTTATTTCCAGATCAGACTCAACTTCTGGCAAATCCGTAATACTCCATTCTGGAGATAGATTTTGATGAATGTAGGTTGCTACTGCATCAATATTTGGTAAATCTTCAAATAACTGACGAATAGTAATTTGGAATCCATAAATATTTTCCATAGCTCGTATGGCATCCATCAAAGCTATTGAATCAGCCCCCATTTCTAGGAAAGAAGTATAAAGCCCCACTTCCTCTGGCTGGGCTTTCAGCAATTTCGCTATTAGGGAGCGCAATTGCAAAAGGATTTTTTCCCGTTGCTTGGTTGTAGAAGGGGTAGTCACTGGAGAATTGTTTTCCTTTTGACTCGATTTATGATTTTGAGACTTATCTTCTTTGTCACTCAATTGATTGCCATTCATAGAGAAGTTATCAAACCAATAACGTTTTCGCTGGAAAGGGTAAGTCGGCAGTGACAAAACATTTCGTGAGTAGCCCTCATCAAATCCCATCCAGTTGATATCTGCTCTTTGTACATAAAGGCTTGATAAGGCCAAAAGCAATGAATGCCAATCATCCTTCTCTTTGGTTAAAGAAGATAACCAAGTTGCCGAACCTGACTGCTGACAATGTTTACCTAAACTTGAAAGAATGGGCTTTGGCCCGATTTCTAAAAATAGCTCATAGCCTTGCTCAAACAGAGTATTGATCCCCGTCATGAATTTTACTGATTCTCGAGTTTGGCGAACCCAATAGCCAGCATCAAGCATCTCTCCAGGTAGCACAACTTGACCAGTCAAATTGGAAATTAAGGGAATTTGCAAAGCTTGAAACTCAATTTGGCTTGCCTGTTGTGCAAATGCATCTAAAATTTGCTCCATTTGGGGAGAGTGGAAGGCATGAGAAACCTTTAATCGTCTGGTTTCCACTCCTTGTGTTGTGAGATGAGCTACGACTGCTTTTATTGCTTGACCTACACCAGAAATGACAATATTCCTCGGACTATTAATAGCAGCGATCGCGACTTCTTGCAAGTAGGGTTGAATGACTGCTTGCACTGTTGCTTCATCGGTAAACGCAGCTACCATCTCACCATCTTGGGGAAGTGCTTGCATGAGACTTGCTCGTTTGGCTATCAGCTTGAGTCCTTGTTCAAAGGTAAAAGCCCCTGCAACACAAGCAGCCACATATTCGCCCACACTATGACCCATGACTACAGAAGGTTGTATATCCCAAGACTGCCATAACTTTGTTAAAGCATATTCCAGAGCAAATAAAGCCGGTTGGGTGTAGACGGTTTCATTGAGAAGCGAACTTTCTTCACTTGATGGGTACAAGACTTCGAGCAGGGGTTTTTCTAAATGGGGAAGTAAAATTTCATTTGCCTGGTCGAGGGTTTTGCGGAAGATAGGTGCTTGTTCATAGAGTTGGCGGCCCATACCTATATACTGCGAACCTTGACCAGTGAATAAAAACGCCAGTCGAGGAGGCTGATTTTTACGTAATTGACCACTTACCAGTGTTGCAGCCTTGTTTCCAGTTCTAAATTCATTCAGCACCTCTTGCAACTGTAGAGTAGATTCAGTAATGATAGCTAGCCTGTGTTCAAAATGCGATCGCCTGGTGTTAGCAGAAAAACAAATATCAGCTAACGATTCTGTCGGCTCATCAGCTAAAAATGTTTGGTAACGACCCGCCAAATCTAACAGAGCCTGCTCACTTTTTGCTGATAAGGTCAGTACATGCAGTGAGCGTTCAATTTCTTGTTGTGTTTGCTCGATGTCTTTTGCTTTTTGACTTGGCTGCATTGGAAATACTCCTACTGTTTGTGTGAATGAGGTGCTTGTGCCAAAGCTAATCTATGACATTCAATCTTGTACGCTG
Above is a window of Nostoc sp. UHCC 0702 DNA encoding:
- a CDS encoding cupin-like domain-containing protein; the protein is MNIAVENKLAQTSVKKIERIHKPTLEEFKQATHSYSQPVIITGKIAEWKAFSLWSIDYLNTVLSKKEINVSVSQTQRFAFEPENDYVLPTTKMQFTEFTDWILQSNKADQYYYLNQNPIETSFPELLPDIETPEYFNKKLFLVANLWIGTGGNTIPLHWDSAQNLLCQVRGRKRFLLFEPKQTPFLYPFPVDSKISHMSPVNIEKPDLDKFPKFQKAKYIEDILEPDEMLYIPPFWWHQFYSLDQLNISVNFWWMANLKDYFAPQSRRIFLKNPKQLWDFLNYFAKQMFERNKV
- a CDS encoding aminotransferase class III-fold pyridoxal phosphate-dependent enzyme, coding for MQPSQKAKDIEQTQQEIERSLHVLTLSAKSEQALLDLAGRYQTFLADEPTESLADICFSANTRRSHFEHRLAIITESTLQLQEVLNEFRTGNKAATLVSGQLRKNQPPRLAFLFTGQGSQYIGMGRQLYEQAPIFRKTLDQANEILLPHLEKPLLEVLYPSSEESSLLNETVYTQPALFALEYALTKLWQSWDIQPSVVMGHSVGEYVAACVAGAFTFEQGLKLIAKRASLMQALPQDGEMVAAFTDEATVQAVIQPYLQEVAIAAINSPRNIVISGVGQAIKAVVAHLTTQGVETRRLKVSHAFHSPQMEQILDAFAQQASQIEFQALQIPLISNLTGQVVLPGEMLDAGYWVRQTRESVKFMTGINTLFEQGYELFLEIGPKPILSSLGKHCQQSGSATWLSSLTKEKDDWHSLLLALSSLYVQRADINWMGFDEGYSRNVLSLPTYPFQRKRYWFDNFSMNGNQLSDKEDKSQNHKSSQKENNSPVTTPSTTKQREKILLQLRSLIAKLLKAQPEEVGLYTSFLEMGADSIALMDAIRAMENIYGFQITIRQLFEDLPNIDAVATYIHQNLSPEWSITDLPEVESDLEIKTQQQTQPTIPATFAKPPISSRQGAEAGETTSETALERIMRQQLEVVSQSMSQLVSQQLEFLEKNGLSTTNFLSSQNGKSQTNGQIKTPVVPIAEKNQQKDVTTSFLNSQVNIKSQQTPQQPSLYSPSLMEGLSPEQQHHLEALIALYNQRTQKSKERSQTYRPVIADSRAVAGFRLSTKEMVYPIIGERAQGSKFWDVDGNEYVDITMGFGVLLFGHAPSFITKAVQEQMELGLQIGPQSNLAGEVAQLICELTSMERATFCNSGTEAVMTALRLARTATGRTKIALFAGSYHGHFDGVLARALNGQMTGVPMTSGVSQRIVEDILVLDYGNPESLKILQAYAHELAAVLVEPVQSRHPHLQPQEFLLELRHLTEAAGCALIFDEVLTGFRIHPGGAQAWFGIQADITTYGKIVGGGMPIGIVAGKAAYMNGIDGGLWNYGDGSYPQAEKTFFAGTFNKNHVGMAAARSVLQYLKEQGPSLQQQLNQRTSEFAAILNAYFDEENVPIQITYFGSLFRFTFSGNLDLLFYHLLVKGVYIWEGRNCFLSTAHTDQDIDYLIQAVKDSVEELRSGGFLPKRSFKSAETEKQQEGILVPTLGKLGS